From a region of the Apibacter sp. B3706 genome:
- a CDS encoding cytochrome ubiquinol oxidase subunit I has translation MNDFIAARSQMAVSLGFHIIFSCIGMVMPFFMAISHYKYLKTGDEVYKGLTKAWSKGIAILFATGAVSGTMLSFELGLLWPEFMKHAGPIFGMPFSLEGTAFFVEAIAIGFFLYGWNKFNPWFHWLTGLLVGISGLSSGILVLAANAWMNSPAGFDYVNGNYINIDPVKAMFNDAWFSQALHMIIAAFVATGFAVAGMHAFMILKKKNIEFHSKAFKIAATCACIAALIQPLSGDISAKDVSRRQPEKLAAMEAHFHTEAPASFILGGIVNEKEERVDYAIKIPGLLSFLAYGNVKDPVKGITDFPKDDRPPVAITHYSFQIMIILGVALMILAVIYLLARFKTKNWLTKKWIYKLFVIATPLGYIALEAGWTVTEVGRQPWIIYKVMRTADAVTPMPGIAYSFYLFTAIFISLSAIVIFLLYRQMKMVPILYDATDKNYKPNKK, from the coding sequence ATGAATGATTTTATTGCTGCTCGATCGCAGATGGCAGTTTCATTAGGATTCCATATCATATTTTCATGTATAGGTATGGTTATGCCTTTCTTTATGGCAATTTCACATTATAAATATTTAAAGACCGGAGATGAAGTATACAAAGGTCTAACAAAAGCATGGAGTAAAGGAATCGCAATATTATTTGCAACCGGAGCGGTTTCAGGTACTATGCTTTCATTTGAATTAGGATTATTATGGCCTGAATTCATGAAACATGCAGGTCCAATTTTTGGAATGCCTTTTTCTTTAGAAGGTACTGCCTTTTTCGTAGAAGCTATAGCTATAGGATTCTTTCTTTACGGTTGGAATAAATTCAACCCTTGGTTTCACTGGTTAACAGGATTATTAGTTGGAATTAGCGGATTGTCATCAGGTATACTGGTTTTAGCAGCTAATGCTTGGATGAATAGTCCCGCAGGGTTCGACTATGTTAACGGAAACTATATAAACATAGACCCTGTAAAGGCAATGTTTAATGATGCTTGGTTTTCTCAGGCATTACATATGATAATAGCCGCATTTGTGGCTACCGGATTTGCCGTAGCCGGTATGCATGCATTCATGATTTTAAAGAAAAAGAATATCGAATTTCATAGTAAAGCATTTAAAATTGCTGCCACTTGTGCATGTATTGCAGCTTTGATTCAACCTTTAAGTGGAGACATCTCTGCGAAAGATGTAAGTAGAAGACAACCGGAAAAGTTGGCGGCCATGGAAGCACACTTCCATACAGAAGCCCCGGCCTCATTTATTTTAGGAGGTATTGTAAATGAAAAGGAAGAAAGAGTTGATTACGCTATAAAAATACCCGGTTTATTAAGTTTTTTAGCTTATGGAAATGTAAAAGATCCGGTTAAAGGAATCACTGATTTTCCCAAAGACGATAGACCGCCCGTTGCAATTACGCATTATTCCTTTCAAATCATGATTATATTAGGTGTGGCATTAATGATATTGGCGGTTATATATTTATTAGCAAGATTCAAAACTAAAAATTGGCTTACAAAAAAATGGATTTATAAATTATTTGTAATAGCCACCCCCTTGGGATATATAGCGCTGGAGGCTGGATGGACCGTAACGGAAGTTGGACGTCAACCGTGGATAATTTATAAAGTAATGAGGACTGCTGATGCTGTAACACCTATGCCCGGAATAGCATATTCATTCTATTTATTCACAGCTATTTTTATTTCATTATCAGCCATTGTAATTTTCCTTTTATATAGGCAAATGAAAATGGTTCCTATATTATATGACGCAACGGATAAGAATTATAAACCTAATAAGAAGTAG
- a CDS encoding YHS domain-containing protein: protein MKKNIKFIALNIIVMMWMTSCEFKNNNKDTSKEEILSNVKVVNEVDPVCSMSTHENLKDTLNYQGKLYGFCSSHCKEEFKKNPGKYLSKNE, encoded by the coding sequence ATGAAAAAAAATATAAAATTTATCGCACTCAATATAATTGTAATGATGTGGATGACTTCTTGTGAATTTAAGAATAATAATAAGGATACTAGCAAAGAAGAAATACTCTCCAATGTAAAAGTTGTGAATGAAGTAGATCCTGTATGTAGTATGTCTACCCATGAAAATTTAAAAGATACCTTAAATTATCAAGGTAAATTATATGGTTTTTGCAGTTCACATTGTAAGGAAGAATTCAAAAAAAATCCGGGAAAATATTTATCTAAAAATGAGTAA
- the rsmA gene encoding 16S rRNA (adenine(1518)-N(6)/adenine(1519)-N(6))-dimethyltransferase RsmA — translation MKVKPKKHLGQHFLNDQNIASKIVDSLSYHPYDLVLEVGPGMGVLTQFLLQKQVKVYVAEIDKESVDYLKINYPQLENNIVGDFLKLEFEELFSDNFAVIGNFPYNISSQIVFKILENKHAIPEMVGMFQKEVAERIAAQKGNKIYGILSVLTQAYYNVDYLFTVHENVFTPPPKVKSAVIRLKRYRDKIEGIDDKFFFKLVKAGFNQRRKTLKNALKVLNIPQHLESHEFLNLRAEQLSVENFINLARLWSST, via the coding sequence TTGAAAGTTAAACCTAAAAAGCATTTAGGGCAACATTTTCTAAATGATCAGAATATCGCCTCAAAAATAGTAGATTCATTAAGCTATCATCCGTATGACTTAGTGTTGGAAGTTGGTCCGGGTATGGGAGTTCTGACTCAGTTTTTACTTCAAAAACAGGTGAAAGTATATGTTGCTGAAATTGATAAGGAATCTGTAGATTATTTAAAAATAAATTATCCTCAACTGGAAAACAATATCGTAGGTGATTTTCTTAAGTTAGAATTTGAGGAATTATTTTCAGATAATTTTGCTGTAATCGGTAATTTTCCCTACAACATTTCTTCACAAATTGTTTTTAAGATTTTAGAAAATAAGCATGCAATACCTGAAATGGTTGGAATGTTTCAAAAAGAAGTAGCAGAAAGAATTGCCGCTCAAAAAGGAAATAAAATTTATGGTATATTATCCGTTTTAACCCAAGCATATTATAACGTAGACTACCTATTTACTGTTCATGAAAATGTATTTACACCACCTCCCAAAGTTAAATCGGCAGTTATACGCTTAAAACGATATAGAGATAAAATTGAGGGTATAGATGATAAATTCTTTTTTAAGTTAGTAAAGGCAGGTTTTAATCAAAGACGGAAAACACTGAAAAATGCATTAAAAGTTTTAAACATTCCTCAACATCTTGAATCCCATGAATTTTTAAATCTACGCGCCGAACAATTATCCGTAGAAAATTTCATAAATTTAGCTCGATTATGGAGTTCAACTTAA
- a CDS encoding cell division protein FtsX produces the protein MANKTDKLNKGRLRSSNITVVISISLVLFLIGIIGMIVINANSYIDYLKEQMVIEVFFKNDRNKNNLIKNEKAQLNYLDSIQVNPYVKKAKYISKEQATYTAKKDLGVDSQSLFEEDIFPASITIALKPEYTDSVHIETIKKQIQKNVLVDEVKSDSNLLTQMNKGVRKITLGISILAGIILLIAISLINNSIRLKIYAKRFIIKTMQLVGAKRLFIMKPFLIQSVILGAIGSAIALVLLFAVNYMLIRYNILPPIVDYSNHIILSLFILLIGILITTVSTWFATWRYLKLKIDDLYYS, from the coding sequence ATGGCCAATAAAACAGACAAGCTAAATAAGGGAAGATTGCGTTCTTCTAACATTACTGTAGTCATCAGTATTTCTTTAGTCTTATTTTTAATTGGAATCATTGGCATGATTGTAATTAATGCCAATTCTTATATTGATTATTTGAAAGAACAAATGGTGATTGAAGTTTTCTTTAAAAACGACAGAAACAAAAATAATCTAATAAAAAACGAAAAAGCCCAACTAAATTATCTTGATAGTATACAAGTAAATCCTTACGTAAAAAAGGCTAAGTATATATCTAAAGAACAAGCAACTTACACCGCAAAAAAAGATTTAGGAGTTGACTCTCAATCTCTTTTCGAAGAAGATATATTTCCGGCTTCCATTACTATCGCTTTAAAACCGGAATATACTGATTCCGTACATATTGAAACTATAAAAAAGCAAATTCAAAAAAATGTTTTAGTTGATGAGGTAAAATCCGACAGTAATTTATTAACTCAGATGAATAAAGGAGTTCGAAAAATTACGTTAGGTATTTCCATACTCGCCGGTATTATCTTATTAATTGCCATTTCATTAATTAATAATTCCATTCGATTGAAAATTTACGCTAAAAGATTTATAATCAAAACCATGCAATTAGTGGGCGCAAAGCGTTTATTTATTATGAAACCCTTTTTAATTCAATCGGTAATTTTAGGAGCCATAGGATCTGCAATAGCCTTAGTTCTTTTATTTGCCGTAAATTATATGCTTATCCGTTATAATATTCTTCCGCCAATTGTAGATTATTCTAACCACATTATCTTGTCTTTGTTTATTTTGCTTATTGGAATTTTGATCACAACGGTTAGTACTTGGTTTGCTACTTGGAGATATTTAAAACTTAAAATAGACGATCTATATTATTCATAA
- a CDS encoding DUF3098 domain-containing protein, translated as MKDQPSKNIYSESDKPFLFGKRNYKFMFIGLGLIALGLILMTGPDANTVNGVYDKNNWNEDIFSFRRIRLAPILIVLGFLVEIYSIMTHSNPKKNSK; from the coding sequence ATGAAAGATCAACCATCAAAAAATATATATTCTGAATCTGATAAACCTTTTTTATTTGGAAAAAGAAATTATAAATTTATGTTTATCGGTTTGGGTTTAATTGCTCTAGGTCTTATTTTGATGACAGGACCGGATGCGAATACTGTAAATGGAGTTTATGATAAGAATAACTGGAACGAAGATATTTTTAGTTTCAGAAGAATTCGACTGGCCCCAATTCTTATTGTTCTTGGATTTTTAGTCGAAATTTATTCAATCATGACTCATTCTAATCCAAAAAAGAACTCTAAATGA
- a CDS encoding undecaprenyl-diphosphate phosphatase has translation MNTLEAIIIAIVEGLTEYLPVSSTAHMIFTSSILGIQENNFVKMFEYCIQLGAILAVVVLYWKKFFDFKRLNFYLKLICAVIPALILGKLFNEKIDAILEKPIPIAIVLVVGGFILLFVDRFFKNPTILKEEDISIKQAIIIGFWQCLAMMPGTSRSAASIIGGMQQKLSREVAAEFSFFLAVPTMLAVTVYSLTLKTWEENGISMKGYELLASNSNQMWLFILGNLVAFVVAIFAIKFFVGVIKKYGFKIWGWYRIIIGSLLLIYFIYFQKA, from the coding sequence ATGAATACGTTAGAAGCGATCATTATTGCTATTGTTGAAGGTCTTACAGAATATTTACCTGTTTCCTCCACTGCCCATATGATTTTTACCAGTTCCATTTTAGGAATACAAGAAAATAACTTTGTAAAAATGTTTGAATATTGTATTCAACTGGGCGCAATCTTAGCTGTTGTTGTTTTATACTGGAAAAAATTTTTCGATTTTAAAAGATTAAATTTTTATTTGAAATTAATATGTGCTGTAATTCCTGCTTTAATTTTAGGCAAATTATTTAATGAAAAAATTGATGCTATTTTAGAAAAACCCATTCCTATTGCCATCGTTTTAGTTGTTGGCGGATTTATACTTCTGTTTGTAGATCGTTTTTTTAAAAATCCTACTATACTTAAAGAAGAGGATATTTCAATTAAACAAGCTATAATTATAGGTTTTTGGCAATGTTTAGCAATGATGCCGGGTACCAGCCGATCTGCAGCCTCAATTATTGGCGGAATGCAACAAAAATTAAGCAGGGAGGTTGCCGCTGAATTTTCTTTTTTTCTGGCAGTTCCAACTATGCTGGCGGTTACTGTATATTCTCTTACATTAAAAACATGGGAAGAAAACGGAATCAGCATGAAAGGGTATGAACTATTGGCTTCAAATAGTAATCAAATGTGGCTTTTTATTTTAGGAAACCTTGTTGCCTTTGTAGTAGCAATTTTTGCTATTAAATTTTTTGTTGGAGTGATTAAAAAATACGGATTTAAAATTTGGGGCTGGTACAGAATTATTATAGGTTCTTTATTATTGATATATTTTATTTACTTCCAAAAAGCTTAA
- the panB gene encoding 3-methyl-2-oxobutanoate hydroxymethyltransferase, with the protein MSIHSEIKKITTETFKKMKVSGEKISMLTAYDYTMASLADEAGIDAILVGDSAANVMAGYETTLPITLDQMIYHAQCVSRGIKRALLVVDLPFGTYQSDPLQAYHSAVRIMKETGASAIKMEGGIEIKDSIEAIVKAGIPVMGHLGLTPQSIHQFGSFKLRAKEDAEADKLISDAKLLEEIGCFSLVLEKIPAQLAEKVTNELDIITIGIGAGNVTDGQVLVIHDLLGLNKNFKPKFARKYLHLHEQIVEAVSNYVQDVKSQEFPSKEESF; encoded by the coding sequence ATGTCAATACACTCGGAAATTAAAAAGATAACTACTGAAACTTTCAAAAAAATGAAAGTTTCGGGAGAAAAAATATCTATGTTAACTGCTTATGATTACACTATGGCAAGTCTTGCAGATGAAGCCGGAATAGATGCTATTTTAGTTGGCGATTCTGCAGCTAATGTGATGGCAGGATATGAAACTACGTTACCTATAACGTTGGATCAAATGATTTATCATGCCCAATGTGTATCAAGAGGAATTAAAAGAGCTTTATTAGTTGTAGATTTACCTTTCGGTACCTATCAATCCGATCCTTTACAAGCTTATCATTCTGCCGTTCGAATTATGAAAGAAACCGGTGCTTCCGCAATAAAAATGGAGGGTGGAATTGAAATAAAAGATTCTATAGAAGCCATTGTTAAAGCCGGAATTCCCGTTATGGGACATTTAGGTTTAACTCCTCAATCCATTCATCAATTTGGATCTTTCAAGTTAAGAGCGAAAGAAGATGCCGAAGCGGATAAACTAATTTCCGATGCTAAATTATTAGAGGAAATAGGGTGTTTTTCACTGGTATTAGAAAAAATACCGGCTCAATTAGCAGAAAAGGTAACCAATGAATTAGATATTATTACCATTGGTATCGGTGCAGGAAATGTTACAGATGGCCAAGTTTTAGTTATTCATGATTTACTAGGCTTAAATAAAAATTTCAAACCGAAATTTGCCAGAAAATATTTACATCTTCATGAACAAATTGTTGAAGCCGTTTCAAATTATGTTCAAGATGTAAAAAGCCAAGAATTTCCAAGTAAAGAAGAAAGCTTTTAA
- a CDS encoding RluA family pseudouridine synthase, producing MLTENQILFEDNHIIIINKKAGQLVQGDKTGDISLLDEVKSYIKLKYSKPGNVFAGLVHRIDRPTSGIVIFAKTSKALTRLTEMIKKREIKKTYWAVVKKNEIPKTQRLVHYLKKNEKNNKAIIFNTSSAQSGSKEAILTYKIIKKSDHYLLLEIDLETGRHHQIRAQLSAIKCPIKGDLKYGADRSNSDGSIHLLARKIEFIHPIKKENIVLEAPVPENDNLWKSFEN from the coding sequence ATGCTTACTGAAAATCAAATACTTTTTGAAGATAATCATATCATCATTATAAATAAAAAAGCCGGTCAGCTCGTTCAAGGAGACAAGACCGGTGATATTTCCTTATTAGATGAGGTAAAATCTTATATTAAGCTAAAGTATTCCAAACCCGGAAATGTTTTTGCAGGACTTGTTCATCGCATTGATCGTCCTACTTCCGGCATTGTTATATTTGCTAAAACCAGTAAAGCCCTTACTCGATTGACGGAAATGATCAAGAAAAGAGAAATTAAAAAAACATATTGGGCAGTAGTAAAAAAAAATGAAATTCCTAAAACACAAAGGTTAGTTCACTATTTAAAGAAGAATGAAAAGAATAATAAGGCAATTATTTTTAATACATCGAGTGCTCAAAGCGGTTCCAAAGAGGCCATTCTAACTTATAAAATAATAAAAAAATCTGACCACTACCTATTATTGGAAATCGATTTGGAAACAGGAAGACATCATCAAATACGAGCACAACTCAGTGCAATTAAATGTCCAATAAAAGGAGATTTAAAATACGGTGCTGATCGTTCCAACTCTGATGGCAGCATTCACCTATTAGCCAGAAAAATTGAATTTATTCACCCCATTAAGAAGGAAAATATTGTACTGGAAGCTCCTGTTCCGGAAAATGATAATTTATGGAAAAGCTTTGAAAATTAG